Genomic segment of Primulina tabacum isolate GXHZ01 chromosome 11, ASM2559414v2, whole genome shotgun sequence:
GCTTTCTGCGGACAATCCATGGTGATTAATCTAAACTTTGGGATAAGatttacataaattattttttaatatatataaaataatttgtaatgcttaattatatttttctgtatAAACAAAAATTATAACAAATATATAGCCTTTGCCTcactttattttcttttttttttaaataaaattaatcatttgcATTTGATTTTTTGGCTTAGTTAAACATGGAACTgggatgatttttttatttttcaagatcCCATTAAGAAATTGTAGTATAAAAACAAGTtaatctttaatatttttagtattttctataaattatttaaaaaaatatgtttttggaTCTCTAATCTTAATTTAATACATTTTTTTGTAATTCTCAACTTTTCGACTCTTCAAAAAGTTTATAAATTTGGCCAGCTATTAATTAGATCTTTAAAtattaactttaaaaaaaattatattttgtagTGTTTTTTggatagatttttttttaaaaaaatatttttttactatagtataattatttaaaaaaaaaatcattttattgGCTTCCATAATTGCACTTGCTAATTTCTTGGAGTAAATAACATTGGTAGGTGGACTGCAATTGCTGGATTGGCTGTAACAATACCTTTCGTGTTACAAAGAATAATGACAGTGACAAGTAAATATGAatccaaaaaaaatttacatctcaattaatatcaacaataaatattattaatgttACTGAAATGATATGAACTCGGGCAGAGGAGGTTGATGTGGTGGCGCACACTGTCGAAAAAATAGCTGAATCGGTGGACAAGGCCACCGAAGAAATCGAGGCGGCGCTCCCCGAAGGCGGACTCAAGAAAATGGTTAATATGGTGGAAGATTTGGCTGAAGAAACCGTAAAGGATGCTCAAAAGGTCCAAAACATAATGCACAAGGTTCGTATATTCATGCCAATATTTTAACTATTTCATAACATGGATTTagtttgaatatatatataattttgatacgTCACATATGTGAGCACTGATatgttattgatttataatttttcattgTTTTATCATCATCTCATAGTGTCACTTCATTTATGTTTTATATATCTATCTATATTTTTATCCAATCTCATCtaatatttgatgcatcatATTATTTATCCATCTACCAATCATTTATCTCACGTCAATCAAATCATTAAATTGAATTACAATTTTACTCTTAATAAATAATACTATAAatgttttattaatattttcaaagacAAAACGATAATATCacattatctcaaatttaatagaattaatcattcaaatcaaacattatattaatttttatatattttattattaaaaaatattactttatcTCCATACTATTTATTTTATACCATAAACTAACGGTAcctatgtgtgtgtatatatatacacacaaataattatatatatatatatatatatatatatatatatatataattaattttgatatatttgatgTGTCATTAACATAttagatatataatttttcaatatttcaTCACATATTTAATAGATAAGTATCATCACGTAAAAGTATATTATTAGTATGTAACATATCGAAATTAAATATATGATGATAAAAGTATATTATTAGTATGTAACATATcgaaataatttaataataaaaatagcaTGAAAAAGTAGCCATTAATGTGTTGGATGGAGGTTTGGTGGCGATCATAATTTTGATGATAAGCAAGTGGGGACCGCGAGAACTTAATAATTCATGCCAGTAATAAATACGGGAAGTGGTTCGCACGCATTTGCACGTGCTCATCTACGTACCCCCTCCCCTTTTCGAAGGGTGGGGCACATTTTtacgaatttttttaaatatatctgcaaccaattttttatttactttCGATGCtaagatttatttattttctgcaATTAGGATTTATTCATTTCTGTTTTAgaaataaaagtaatttttttataatccGCCAACTTTAAAAATGCCTTCAACTTTGCTGCATTTTTTAAACACAAAAACTACTGTGAAGTGTCTCACTGTTCAattttttgtgagacaaatcctCTATTCGacttatgaaaaattattattttgtatgTCAAAACTCTTATTTTTAACTTGGGATATAGATCGGTTCGACTCATCTCCGTGACAGTCTCAGAGGAGAcctaagtttttttaaaaaaaatcgagggTTTGAACTGCTCTAATGGAAAAAGattcgcaaaaaaaaaaaatgaagaaaaataatTATGCTTTGTCGaagaaacagatgaaatcaagaaaagagAAAGAATTGTGAAATAACTCTTCGGGTCCAAGAAATGGAAAAATGAGAATTCTATGGATTGGCGATGAATATGACATCTTTGGTGCATGAAATACTTCGTTAGCTCGGAAAAATCTGAGACacgacaaaaataaaatattattttatttaaatttaaatatgtattttatttcttgTGCACTTTATTTTGTATTGATAattattttacaatttaatgaaatgGGATTAAGTTTCGGATGTTGTGCATTCAGGTGGAAGAAATTGACGAGAAGTTGGAATCATACCTCAACAAGCAGCAAATTAAAGGCGCTGAGAAAGCATGAAACAAAAAGGGTATGAATTACAGTTTTAATTAAGGTTAAATCGATTTTTCTTGATTTAATTCGTTTGACAAATTGGTGTGCTATTTTTTTGAGTTTGGGGTAGAGGAGATTTGGTGACAGATGGATGACAAGTAATTAGTCAAATTAGTGTGTTATTGATTATTATATTTGGGTTAGTATATATTTCATCGAGAGCGTTTCTCCTTTATTCCAATGTCATTATATCATGTGGATTTATCACATTTTATAGAAATTGACATATATATTGATAGTATAAGGGACTATTGGGAAATTAATACTACAGGTATAACATATAAtgattcttatattttattgatGATTATATTTTGGTGTCTGATGCCCCAAAAATATTCCATTTTAAACCCTTAatttactagaaattttttcaaaattctaaaaataaaatcttgcAAGGCCACGAATCCATGTCCAGCCCATGTGGCCTCGGACATGCATTCGCATGAACTTCATCTCTTACATACTGGTTTGTCCAATCCAAGGATTCGTGCCTAGTGACCTGAGCTGTCATGTGTAGCTTAATTGGCTTATCCTCAATCTTGTGCCTCGTGCCCTCGGGTGCTTTCTCATACGTCATTACTCATACTTTACGTGAGTTCATACTCTAAGAATTTAGGTACTTAATCCTGGATATCCTAATTTCGAGTGCAACGGAAGGTGATACTTGTGTGATACTCAATGGTTCAGACATACAGTTTTACGTGGGTTAACTCGACTCAGATGATTAAAAACAACATTTGTTTCTTAGCTCCCTTGATCATAAGAACGTCAAAACTTAAGTTTAATTGGACTCATCAGATCAGAGTAAGATCATCTAGTAGCATCACCTCATGGTCTTCTAAGtgtcactgatagtgcctacaagaactaATAGATTATGGTTAGAGTACAGTACAGTCTCTTCACTCATGTattccgatcgaatctgcaactattagaatatcgagagttgcaaataaattcgataacgatgcgatgtatctttgagtaataatagtgacatcGGATGTGCAACTAGAGAATCATATTCCCTAAAGCACGTATCTTACTATGGTCAGAGATTTTTTGTACTATTaagatcacataagatatccacacccacaggtgagcggtgaatcacCGGCTACAACGCATTGATTCCTACGTAATCCAGGACTGCACTCAACCTCGTCACATGGTAACCCTCATGGAGtcggtaaatgagtcaaagtGCAGCGCTAGTACGTAGAGTTTCGATGTTGTCCCAggaaggactaatgatgtacaaccataaccgcggactatttcactcgataagtgataacaacttggaaagtccgaggaaGGGTTGTGCGGTGATCTATCTCATGATCACTAATCTGTATGAATGGATATCGCCTGTGCCCTTATCATTGAATCATTACATTTGCATAACAGAtgttagtctcaagctcgagtgacctttatctttattttaggcAGCTAAATAGACTAAGAatatatttagaatatacagtaaaCGGTTGATAAATTTCATGATCAACTTGCGAAATTGACTTCATAATAGTAAATTATATTCAAGGTTTTTAGgtatgcagcttgcatgattatacaaataaagtaaatatcataattagataaaatagtaaaatattattaaataaagacGATTTTACATTAGTTTTAATATAAGTTAAGCCATAAGTTAGCTTGTTAGACACCTAATCTAACATTTCTAGAGCTACTATACACAATTTTCATAAAAGAAGTTAATGGTTTGGCTAAATCTTGGTTTAGTTACTCGTAAGTTTGGATCAATGGTTATTTCTTGAGTTATATGTGTGATTCTAAGTCGTGAAAATCGAGCACAGTTGTAGTGTGACCGAGAAATATCaaaacaagtaagtgcaatcattgtGTAGACTATATCATAGATACATAACATGAACATTGAGGTACAATGTTCTAGCTTGCTGCATCTGTATGTTGTTTTAAAAGTAACATGCGACTAGTATCCATATATGTTGAATGTTATACCTGATTAT
This window contains:
- the LOC142518142 gene encoding uncharacterized protein LOC142518142: MASALSCSCINFVVSSDKDQRFLSINSPPSTQLTAASAHVSQYKKAVGTSVGRRRKNGLKRDFVVKSADPETVAATTDLMSTFSLPAIPGFSLSADNPWWTAIAGLAVTIPFVLQRIMTVTKEVDVVAHTVEKIAESVDKATEEIEAALPEGGLKKMVNMVEDLAEETVKDAQKVQNIMHKVEEIDEKLESYLNKQQIKGAEKA